GCCTGGCATAAGCTGGGTTTTATCTATTCCATAATATAAAGTAGGTGCATAAGTTTCTTCTCTCCATAGTGGCGGAGCCGAAAGAAAGCCGGAAATTGGGCTCTGCCCCTGATCCCAAAGTTCTTTTAAAGTAAAAATATAACGGGTATTCGGAGCAATTTGCCTTGGCATCCACTGAAATACAATACCGCCACCGCCACCATAAGGAGCTAATGCCTGTATTTTTTCTGCATTTTGCGGAAGGGTAAGCATCGGTGGATCATACTGAACCATAAAAACCGATGTACACGTTTTTGAAGAAAGATTATTCTTTGTATAATAGTCATATGCCTGGAAGCAAAACTGATATACCCCATCTGCCAGAGGTTTTGAGTATTGCACCGCATTAATTCCGGCCAGATTTTGCAATTCAAAAAGGGAACGTATATCAACATTACTCAGGGTGACATTACTTCCCGGATACAGCATAAAAGGGCTCAGCCCTACAACAAAATCATTGGATCTTGCAATAGGAACTGCATTAAGCCCTGCTTCCAGAGAAAATTTAATTCCCGTCTGATGCTGTGGTTCCAGGAGGTCAGTCATTAAAACCTGCAGCTGCAGCTTATTGTCTGTACTGGTTGCATAATCCGCAAGCCGAAGACTATAAGGTGGAATAACAACAGGAACCAGCTTCACAGGATATTGCTGTGCCATCACTTTCACTGGCATAAGACCTGAAATCAATAATAAAAATAGCGCAATAACTTTGGTATAGTAGTGCTGTCTTTTTAGATATGATTTAAAACAATCTTCAATCATGTTTTGTGTTTTTTATAGTGAGTTCTCAGATAAAGCAAGCTTTATTTGAATTCATAGTTAATTTGTTTTTCTGATCCTTGTTTGTCTCCCGGCAAGATATATTTGGCCTTAACATTATACTTTACGGAAGGGATGGTTCCAAATGTGGATTCCAGCAAAGCATTAATAAGTGGTGACTTTGAGTTTTCAGGAGATCCTACATACTTGGAGGCTGCTTTAGAGATCAATTCATACCAGTCTGCTTTATAATAACTGAATAAGTCATATTTGAAAGGGAAAGTCTGTTTCAAAAATGCATTGCCTTTATCATTCCCCAAATACTGCAGATATGAAGTAAATACCGGGAAGGCATTCGCTGGCGGAATTCCTGTAAAGTCATCATCACTCTCAGCCCTGTTCAATTCTAATCCGTCAAACGGATAATTGTTGTATAAAAGTCCTTTAAATTTGGCTGCAAATGAATCTTCCATTAAAGCTGTAAGGTTAATCAGCGGTTTATTATCAGTATATTTTGAACCTGAAATTTCAGTGGCATCAAAATACTCATCAGCATTCATATTATTCTGTAATGTCACGACATCAGAACTTAGTTTGATCCACAACGGATTGAAATTCAAAGCAGATAATTTGTCTGAAAGTGTATTATACTTACTGGTTCTGAATACATACGAAAGCCTGTCGATCTCCCCATTTTTAGAAAGATTTTGAGCTTTTTTAATTTCTGTAGTTACAGAAATTGCCGATCCATCGCCACTTTCTTCTGTTTTCTCTGTATTTTCTACAGTATCGTTTTCAGAAGAGCTATTAGATCCGTTCTTATTTTTGGCTATAAGTGCCAATGTATAATCTTTTTGTTTAGAAAGATCCGGCACCTTAAAATTCACAATATTATCAACCGTATTATAAGAGAAATTACTTTCTACCGGAGAATCTGCAGCAAAAACGGTTAAAGTACTCCAATTGGGATCATCAAACAGATAATCCTGTCCTCTTTTTAGCTTGATATAACCATTGGTACTTTCTCCTTTATAATAATTTTCCTGTTCGGCTACCGGATAAGCATATTTTATATTTGACAGAGGAATCGCTTCCGGTGCTGAACCTGTTGTAAACGTACGTTCTTCAATTTCTATGGCTTTTTGGCCATCAACCATCACTATTTCATACAATCCATTCTTTTTCTCCATGAAACTCACCTGCGCCATTGCTTTCAGTGTTTTATTCGGAGGTAAAATATCATCAGAAACAAAATTGGCAAAGTCTTTAGAGTTGGCATATTCTATAATTCCTTTAATTTCTTTACCCTGATCATCGATAATGGTCATTTTCTCTACAATGACTTTGTAAGTATGATCACCATCATCTTCAGGGATTACAATAGGCTCGTTTACACGAACTCCAAAAGTGGCTTGAGGAATGGCAAAAACATCAACATTGGTTTCATCTTTTCCAGGTGTTAAGTCTGTAATAATCTTCATACCGCCAAGCACTGATGAATTTTCAAGAACACATTCTTCACCAAATTCCATCTTAAATCTAAAACGCCCTTTTATCAACCCACCCAGCAAGTTGTAATACCCACCCAGATAACCTCTTACCCAATATGGATTGGGGCCTTTGGCTTGTAAAAGAGCAGCCACTCCGGCTTTAATAATTGGAATTCTCTTTTTAATAAACCAAAGTTTTATTTTAATACCAAGCTCACCCTGTAAGTAAACATAAGCCTGACCGTTAGCGTACCATCCGTTGATCCCTATTCTATCGCCACCACGATTGGAACATTTAGCTTCACCATAATTTTTAAGCATAATATCTGTTCCTAAACCAGCTTGGAAGCGGGCATACAGGAATAATGCCGTCATATCGCCCGTATCAAATTTAAGGTGTGTACCAAAGGCAAAACCTTTTCCATCACCAAGAGCATTAAGGTTGCTCATATAGTCAAGATCCTGAACCTGAAGTCCCAAAATTTCTGCTACTTCAACCGGTGGTGGCGGACTGCCCGGGATACGGGTTCCTACCATAAAGTAGCTGGAAGACTGTAAATAAAAACTATCAAATCCAACTTTAAGCCCTATCATATCCGTTGGAGTACCAATATGCATATACCACTCATCCGGTGCTATATGTACAACAGCCCATCCGGCACGTCCATTAGGCCCAATTCCTTTGATAATTCCTTTGGCAATATCAATAAATACATCCAAACTAGCATGGAAACATTATTGTTAAAATCATAGTTCATTGCCAACTTAGCATAGATGGCACCATCAATTTTTTCAGTAATAGGATATTGCTCGTCAACCTTCTTTGTATCTAGAAAAGTATTGACTGTTTTATTATTTTTAAGGTCATTCAAAAACTGCACATTCTCCGTCATTTTTTTGAATTTATTCTGGACACCGGCTAGTGCATCTCCGGGAACTAACTTAGTAAGATCAGCCATTACTACTGCTTCACCTATAAACCCGATATTGGCCAATCCACCATTAGGATTCGTTGAAATACTGAATCCGGCCATGATATCAATAGTCTTGTTTGTCGGAATAGAACCATAAATACCAGCTCTCAATGCTAATCCCACAGAATTATCGGGTTTTAGAACCAAAGCTTTATTTCCATAGGCAGGATTCATGGTGAGTTCACGATCAGGAATCATTCGATAAAATGCACCTCCCGTAAATCCTGTAATTTTCAATGCGGTAGCCTGAATACTAAGCCCTTTTACGGATCCTTCAAATCCCCAATATCTAAAAGTACTGTATCCAAAGGCTGCAGCTACTTCCACTGTAATTTTACTCAGTGCTGTAATTTCCGCTTTAAGATTAGCCTTAAATCCATTTCCATATAAAGGATCCTTACGCATGATCTCAAGACTTCCAGAGATCTTACCCACTCCAATATCTACATTGTTAAGTGCTAATTTAGTCAGGTTGAAACCATCATACTTCCATCGCTGCCTGTTATTTTCACTTACGATCAAGCCATTGATCATCATTCCACCTGTTGCAGAAAAGCGTTCTTCCTGTAAACCAACCGTAACATTAAACCCTAAATTAGCCTGCGATCCATCTGCTATTACAACGATATTACTAATACTTGCCGGAAAACCAGCTAGTTTCTGTTCTCCTTTTACCCCAAAATACTGAACTGTTACAAAAGGTGCTTTTGTCTGTAATGCAAGTCCCTGAAATTCGATTCCTTTAAAATCGGCATCTTTTTTACTGTTAGGGTCATTATCATCTGCAGAAGAATTGGCAGCAATAGCCATGCTTCCGTTAAGAATTGCTTTAGGAAGAAATTCTCTATTTTTCACACGCATTTCAATGGAAGATCCTGCTGCAATAGTTGCCTTAGCACTCCAGATGTCAAAATTAATATCATTAAGAGTCGTCACAGAGATCAGGTACTGTTCTTCTGTTATGGCACCTCTATATCCTAAATAATTCGGAATGGTATTCGTAGAACTGTCATTATTTTTTTGAACCGGAAGTTGTATTTTCCCTTCCAGGTTTGCTCCTACAATTTTAGAAGCGGCAAGATCAATTCCTATTTTGTCCAGAGAATATCGCCAGGCATTTTCTCTATTGGTCACTCCACGTTCTATTGGAAAAATATTATTGGCGGCGAAGCTTCCGGACACCCCATAGGAATCAATCAATAGATTATTGGCTTCAAAAGAAACCCGAGTATCAATATGATCTTCTGTTTTAAATTCCTGGGGAAGGCCAATATTTAAAGTCTGTACATATAATCCTCTCCATGATTCGGCTCCCCCAATCAGATAGCCATGAGTATTGTAGTACTGAGGAAATTGCACACTTGGATCCGTTCTCAGGTCACTCAGATCCAAAATAGCATTATTGACAAAAAAAGAGAAATATCCTTTATCCTGATTTTTAATTTGGGAAGTAATGGCAAAAGGGCTGATGCTCACTTTCACCAAAATATCATTCCAATCGCTTGCCTTAAGAGCAAAATCACCACGAACCCTGTTGGTTCCATTATTCCCAATTTCAGGGAGTACTGCTCCTTTATTATCTAAAGGTACAAGCACGTTTCTGGAGATCTGAACATTGCCTTTTAAAGAAAGTTCTTTAATCCCGTCACAATCTATCGTAACGAAGGTCTTGTCATTGACACTTTCACCATTTCTAGTAATCCTTCCCCCTTCAAGAGTAAGCATCCATTGATTTTGGTTAAAAGGCATATTGATATCTCCCAGTAACGATAGCTTTGCATCACCAATGATCTTTCCACTATAGGATAACTTGATATCTTCGGCTCCGAAAAACAATGTTTTTTTCCCGTTCTCGGCTCCTTGTTGGGGTGTGGCTACTCTGGCATATACATTAATCATTGCATATTCTGGAGTAAATTTAGCCTTCGTAACAACAATACTATATTCTACATTAGATTTGTTCTCTTTAAGACCAATAGGTAACACCGTCAACACATTGGGATTAATCGTACTTGTAAAATTTCCGCTTTTTTCGAGTTCTTTAAAAGCTCCCATTGCTTTACCAATTTCTTTATCATTTTCAGGATCATTTTCAACAAATCCTGAGAATTGATCTAAAGAAAATTGAGGAAAGGGAGAAGCTGGTGTATTGGGAAATGAAAATTTTCCGGGTGATTGAAGGGAATCTGTTTTATTATATTCACGAGCCTTTATAGGAACAAGAAAAAGGCACATAATAAAAATAAAATATATTTTCGTCATGGTCATTGTGTTTGCTGCAAAAATATATTTTTAATTCCACATGCAGGGAATAAGTGCTAATAAATTTAGTTTTAAAAACAGATAATAATTATGTTATACATAATAATATCAACCTATTAGCACTTATTTTAATAATATTTTCCCTTATAAATTCCAATGAATAGAGAATATTAAGACGATAATCTCATGTAGATTTCTACATCAGAAAGTGAATTAAACCTCAAGCATCAAACTACTTTATACTTTTGGCAATTATTGAAACCATTCTTCTTAATTAAAATAATAAGTGGTGGTAAGGTCTCCATTAAAATCGGGTCTGCTATCCTCTTTCTTTGTATTGAGTTCAAAGAGTTTTTCTCCATTTTTATGACCGGCACGTATTTTTAATGAAAACCAGCCATTTTCCAGATTCAGCCGAATACTATTTTCATCGTTAATGGTTGAAATATCTTTTAAATACCCGATACCGACCACTCTCAGTTCATTATTTGAAGTCTGAAATATCCAGCCATCCGACTGTGCAGCTACTTCCTCATTTCCTAATACATGATCTTCGTTGGAAGAGATACAAAATGAATAATAACCCTCCTCAACTCCTATCACCGGAATAGCAATTCCTGATCTTGTTATGACATCTCCATGTTCGTTCTCTACAAAATATTTCAGGATATTGTTCCCTGGCAAATTGTGGTCTTGGAGATATTTTGCTAAAAGCTCAGGGCTGTATATGACAAAGCCTTTGAGTTCTGAAAATATTTTCTTCATATTATTTTTATTAGATTGGTTTAAAATAGGGTTGGCCGAATCCGGCATACTCACTCTTTTACAATTCAAGAACAAATAAATTCTGCCTCAAAATTGTGAATGTTCTCTCCTCCTCTGATAAATTTTGAACATTAATCCAATTCTGCTCTTGAAAACAAGTCTTTTATTAAAATTTCATCTTCACATGCTTTTTTAAAGTCCAGAATAAAATCTTTCAGTTGATTTTCTTCAGAAGAATAAACACAGAACATCCCACCTTCAGGGTCAAATCGTATACTTTCACTGAGATCCGGTCTTTTTTCATCCAAAAAAACATGAGCTAGAGAACCCCAATCGTAACCGTTTCCTTCAAAACCTTCTTCTGCTCTAGTTTCAAAGATTTCTTGTTTATAATTTCCCGC
This is a stretch of genomic DNA from Chryseobacterium tructae. It encodes these proteins:
- a CDS encoding immunity 51 family protein; translated protein: MDINHFKETIKPFFWVEHANSFSVCLDAGNYKQEIFETRAEEGFEGNGYDWGSLAHVFLDEKRPDLSESIRFDPEGGMFCVYSSEENQLKDFILDFKKACEDEILIKDLFSRAELD